The Scomber japonicus isolate fScoJap1 chromosome 12, fScoJap1.pri, whole genome shotgun sequence sequence TCTACATGTTGTTGTGATTGTGTTGGTGATACCATCAGGCTTCAGCATCTGCtatataatgtgtatgtgtctgtgtttgtgtttgtgtgtgtagttaaaCGAGGAGGCCAGTATAACCAGAGTGGACGAGTATATCGAGCTGCTCTATGAGGGCATCCCAGAGAAGATCAGAGGCGCCGCTCTCATCCTGCAGCTCGCTCGCAACCCTGACAACCTGGAGGAGCTGCTGCACAACGGTAGAGTTTGACTTCACCTTCTACCACATTGAATAAAGTTTCTACACCTACATGCCTACATTTACATGCTTCTTAAATAACTCCATAACAAATGAAATGGGTTAATTCTGTTAAAGATGGAGACATAAAATCAACCCACTGTGCACCAAAGAATAGTTTATGTCACCTCATatgaaaactgtgtgtgtgtgtgtgtgtgtgtgtgtgtgtgtgtgtgtgtgtgtgtgtgtgtgtgtgtgtgtgtgtgtgtgtgtagaggcaGCTCTAGGTGCTCTAGCCAGAGTTTTAAGGGAGGACTGGAAACAGAGTGTGGAGTTGGCGACCATCATCATTTAcatcttcttctgcttctccaggtaacacacacacacgctcacacacagtcatcacGCTCCGATTTCTTGCCGTTCTATTTTCGACCACTTACAGAGTgcatctctcctcctttcctcccagcTTCTCCCAATTTCATGGAGTGGTGAGCCATTATAAAATAGGTGCGTTGTGTATGAGTGTGGTGGAGCACGAGCTGAAGAGACATGACGTGTGGCGTGAGGAGCTACGGAAGAAGAACAAGGCTTATATCCTTTACTCTGCCATCACTTCCCCTCTACCCTCACTCTACATGACTTATAGCCCTAACTTACtttgtccgtgtgtgtgtgtgtgtgtgtgtgtgtgtgtgtgtagtaaatATATGTTCCTTAACATTCTTTGTGTACATGAGTCAGCACCAGAGAACGGCTCTCTAAGAAGAGACCAGGATAAAGCTATGAGGAAATACCAAGGACTTCTGGCTAAACAGGAGCAGCTGCTCAGAGGTAAGCTGACCTTTCAAGTCTCACAGAGCTAGAACAGTAGCAATAACACCTACTATTTTTTCTTGCATTTTATATGTAACACTGTAGTTACCATGTTGTAGATtttttcattacaaaaaaagctttaaagtccgtgtaaagtaagaataaatatgtgttctgagtttgacataccacagaaaagtgtgttgttaaccaccctgccaaatttgaatgattaaaaaaatcgccaaatatatgaaattaggcttcaaagttaaaatcagtgtaaaactcagcctctttctctgctaccaaatgctgtggTAGTGCCCACCAATTTttctgaaaccccgccccctaccaagtgtcacctgtcaatcaaagtcaccaccagaaacatggacgctacgtctgagagctttctgctgctaactcggcggctagcccGGAAATacgacctatttaatgtgttgaaaatgtctgaattcacttaaCACGGTCTTTAAGGATCATAGAACACTTTTAAGGACAACTATAAATCAATATCTATAAAGTTCTGAGACTTTTTACAATTGTAACCAAAGAATGAGTTAATTGATGCTACCAGAAGTAATTtatattctctctctgtctcccagtGTCTCTTTACCTCTTGTTGAACCTCGCAGAGGACACGAGGACAGAGCTGAAGATGAGGAATAAAAACATCGTCGGCCTGCTGGTCAAAGTTCTCGAGCGGGATGACGAGgagctgctggtgctggtggtTTCATTCCTCAAGAAACTGTCCATCTTCCTGGAGAACAAGAACGACATGGTGAGCGGGAGAGAGTAATTGTATCTGCATTGGAATTCtgccttatttttctttttctgatgatTTATTTATCCTATGTGTTCTCCTTACATCCACACTGTTCAGTCATCAGTTTGCAGTAATGTGTTTCCGTGTGGTTTTCAGGCTGAGGTGGATACTGTAGAGCAGCTGGCTCGCCTGGTTCCCTGTGAGCATGAAGATCTGCTCAACCTGACTCTGCGTCTGCTGCTCAACCTCTCCTTCGACTCGGGTCTCCGAGCTAAGATGGTGGAAGTTGGACTGTTGCCTAAACTGACTGCCTTGCTGGGTAACGATACAAAACAACACGGTGACATATCATCTATATTGTCTCTACCTTTTTTATGAAGTTCATTAGGTTCAATTTTTGTTGTGTCAGTAATGTCAATTATGAATGAGTGTATTAATATCTtgattaatgtttgtgtgtctgcaggcgATGAGAACAACCGTCAGGTGGTGATGAGGATCCTCTATCACATCAGCATAGACGACCGCTTCAAGGGCATGTTTGTTTACACTGACTGCATACCTCAGGTACACAGACAGGAATATGAACTGTTGACTTTGACTTTTATATTGACTTTGATATTTCTACAGGGGTAaaattgtatgtgtttttgtgtgtgtgtctgtgtgtgtgtgtgtgtgtgtgtgtgtgtgtttttagcttATGCAAATGCTGTATCATCACGGTGAGGAGGAAATTGAAGCTGAGCTCATCTCCATCTGTATCAACCTGGCTGCTAACAAGAAGAACGCACAGAAGATGTGTGAAGGTATGTTTTGTCTGACAGATCTACTAATGATCATCATAATCAGGTACTGAGTCATAAAGTCATGAATCTTGTTTCAGCTTGACAAACGTCACCTGTTCATGAGGAATTGaatattcatcatatttcatctttatagtgtcatcatcatcagcacccATCAAATATCCAATAATCCAATCCAATAACCTCAGGAAATGACCAAACCATGATGAAAAAACATAGATTTGTTGCATTaagttatatatttaattttatttcaattcAATTACATTAAGTATTACAAGTGTTGTTGCCCTGTGGAGGAAGGCAGACTGTCTGTTAATGATGTGAACATCAGGTCTGGATCACATGCAGGTCTATTCCTGGTTTTTAATTGGTCAGTATATCACAGTCCTGGGCATGCAGAGAGTGTAACCATAAGTGACACTGAATAATGAATCAGTTCATTGGTTCCTGCATGAAGCCCAATATCCTGCTGTCTCTGTAAACATCTTCCAGACTACTCTCACTTTTCATTAATAGATCTTCCTTTCTCTGTAAGGGATGATGTTTTACTATTGAGTTAAGTCTTGATTTCTGTATACAACCCTGTGataactaaaacaaaaacattatgtctgttttctctctgtgtgtaggAAATGGACTGAAGATGCTCATGAAGAGAGCTCTGAAGATGAAAGATTGTCTTCTGATGAAAATGATCAGAAACATCTCACAACATGACGGACCAATCAAACCACTCTTCATCGTGAGTTACAAATACAAAATTGTCATGAACTGCTTAAACTTATCATAAATCAGTCATTTGAGCCTGATGAATATCACATGTTCACCTTCCTGAGATGTGATCATCAGCATAATCTACACCCTTAAAATTGTCATATAAGCCTCCATGTTCCACTCAgtttgtgggtgtttgtgtttcCATGATATAAATgatctcctctgtctctcactgtttAGGACTATGTTGGTGACCTGGCAGCTGAGATCcgtgcagaggaagaggaggagtgggtTCTGGAGTGTTTGGGTACTCTGGCCAACCTCACCATCCCTGACCTGGACTGGGAGTTGGTGCTGAAGGAGTACAACCTGGTACCCTACCTAAAAGACAGACTCAAACCAGGTGAGCATGAATGACCACcgcataaagagagagagagaaaacggCAAAATAACCTGCCCATAAATATCTGCCAGTCAGTTTAGTTTACCTTctgtagaagaagaaacatttcaaaaatcCTTTTGAATGTTGCCTTTAAATAATCTGCAAACTTGCTTTTATTGATTAAACTGTTGTCTGGAGATGTTTTACACTTGTGAACactacttgtgttttctgttgacCCGTATTGTTTAAAAGccgtttatgtttatatttttctttactgcattttatttgcttctataaaaatccaaaatgttaTCTTAATGAGTTGTGTCTTTTTAATCTGTGTTTCAGGCTCAGCAGAGGATGACCTCATCCTCGAGGTGGTGATAATGATTGGAACAGTTTCCATGGATGATGCCTGTGCTGCCATGCTGGCCAAATCTGGCATAATTCCTGCCCTGATTGAGCTTCTGAAtggtagcacacacacacacacacacacacacacacacacacacacacctatttGCTTATGTACAATGCATTGTGTTTCAGGTTTTGTTTCAACttgctttctgtttgtgtttgttgaatGCAGCCCAGCAGGAGGATGATGAGTTTGTGTGTCAGATTGTCTACGTCTTCTATCAGATGGTGTTTCACCAAGCAACAcgtgatgtcatcatcaaagACACCCGTATCCTTCCCACAGTGTCCTCTGTCTGCCCCAGACTTAAAGATGAATTAAGTTAGcaggtttttaaaatgaagtgaaacagACTGTAAAATCTTCTAAAGGATTTCTATGGCTTCTACTTTTTCCTTAACCTCCTCCCTCCAGAAGCTCCAGCCTACCTGATAGACCTGATGCACGATAAGAACGCAGAGATCAGAAATGTGTGTGACAACACCCTCGATATTATAGCTGTAAGTGAAACGCACACATTGCCGATGCAGTAAGTAACAGTCACATCTTCAGCTCTTCTTCCATAAACGTTTCctgttttcttcatcttccaGGAGTACGATGAGGAGTGGGGGAGGAAGATTCAGTCAGAGAAGTTCCGTTTCCATAACAACCAGTGGCTGGAGATGGTTGAGAGTCGCCAGGCTGACGAGTCTGAACCGTATCTGTATGATAACGACAACGACAGGACTGATCTGTTCTACAgcgcaggtacacacacacacacacacacacacacacacacacacacacacacacacacacacacacacacaaatacatatttttatatatttatatttatatatatatatatgtataattagGGGTGGGACGATATGCTTTGGTCACGATTCGATTTGTATCACGATTCTCGATAATTGCGATTCTACAAGTATTGTGATTCGATATAATCAATAATTgcaattttcttcttcttcaccaaCAAACAAGTTGAATCATGCACTTCTAGAGATGATAAACCATGAATTCTCATAAAAACAATCATTCTGTCAATGTAATGAATTGTTCAAAAGATGAACCAATATGTTTTAACATAATAAGTAAAGTGCTCTGACTACTCAGAGAGCACTGAGTAGtgtaatgtctgatagctttaacaaaatagcatgtatgctacacaaacataggtattttctgttgttcagtcgacctgagctgttggaacaataaataaaagataaataataatgtttatttttgtagtcaccagttttactttttccatcattaggcttccatacatAGCTACTAGCTgctgctgtcctcctctcctactgttgactgtgagatctgagcaggtagaagctgataatcactaactataaccagggagcacactgcagcaaggttaatgatccacacagtgacattatatcattgatatgacaCACAAAAGCGATTAGAAAACCCATCGTTTTTTGTGCGCGTGCATACATGAGCAAGATGCAGCACACACTTTCTAGTTGTATGTAGTGTGAACTGCTCCTACACTTTAGAAGGTTTAGGTGTGATTAGtgtaataagcagcaacacacacactatcataAAAAAATTGCGATAATTACAtgaatcgattttttttttctcccacccctaatatatataatatgacaAGTATAGTAGAGAAGCCAATGACTAATACTagtatgtgtttgtacatttttacatgtaCTTAGATTGTGGcagtagagagaggagagatgatcactacaacaacaacatactaaataactttaattgtgctatttgtttgtttagatgGAATAACTCCAGGAGACGGTTCAGTCAGTCCAGATTTCTTCGGTGACCTGCAGGCTCAGAACGGAGACTCGCACCACACAGGGTGAGTAAAAATAAACAACTCCTGAAACCTGAGCTGTTTGTCTCAGCTTGAGGCGGCCTGTATGTGAGGAAAAGAACACAGCTGCGAAATATTTGTCCAGAAAATACACCAATCTTATTAATGATTGTTACAGCAATAATTAAAACTAGTTGATTTATTTACTTAACACAGTGAAATTTCAGTGTGATGAAACTCTCAGTTTGGTTTCccacatgatttaaaataaaagtctgtCACTCTCTTTGTTTTCCAGAGATGGCAATGATCTCTTTGACCAGACCAGCTCGTCACCTGGACGACCAGCGACCGCCTACGGCTTCAGACCTGACGAACAACCCTTTTATCAGTActcatagacacacaaacacacacacacgcctggtTTGTTAAACACTTGAGGACGTcctgtcattttaaatccatTCCACACTGTTACATCTGCAGCTTGACTTTCCGTCGTCTCAACTAAAGGCGTCACGCTGGTGTAGTTACTGAGTCGGTGGTCATTAATGCTGGAACGCATTAGTGATAAGAactgacacacactcatactgcAGATGTTTAACTAATAATTAAATAACCTGCAGTTCAACTCTCATTTAGTCACTATTATGTTAAACATGCGTAGTTAAGTCTTCCTTACCCGCTGGCTGCAGTCTCCTGTTGAGTGAGTGGGTCAGTAAATCATTTCAAGAATGTCAACATTTCTAACAATACACATTGATccatttttgcatgtttttctatataataatgaatatttGTTGCCTTTTCAAATCCACTGAAAAACCAGTCAGGTGTGTTGATGAAGGATCATGTCATCAAGTCCTAATCATTTTATGAACATGCACTACAATGTACATAGCTTTCTTTTGTGTATCTCACCACTAAAAATGGCACACACATTGTAGTTAATGATTCTTACAGTTTAGACAGGTTAGTCCACACCTGTATGCAGACTGAGCAGCTGTACCAGGGTCTGCCTGTGTCAGGGGGGTTCAGATTAGTTTCAGTGAGTGCCATCTTTGTAACCACAAGATCATAATCATAATTAGTGACAATTGAAAAAGATTAGTGACATTTACTCGTGTATCAGCTCACAATACTGGACACGTCTCTATTTTTCTGCTATTAATCTTTGTATTGATTAATAGGAGGAGATCAGGGAGTCCAGCTTCCTTGAATGAACTGGCTTTCAGTCTATTAAATATAGAAGAAAGGCTGAATTTGCAAAAATAGCTGCAATCCACAGTGGCCCAACTCTAGTTTCCTCATTTCAGTTTAAAACCTCATTGAGTGCATCTAAATTCTTGGCACTGCATACTAATAATATGCAAGTTTAATCATGATTTTAACTCATCTTGTTGGATGAACACTATTTAATATTCAGTACATTGAATCAGCTGGGACCTACTGTTTCTACATGCAGGTAGGAGGAGAGGCCAGAGCCTGTTTTGATATAATGCTCATCATGAACACAATGTTTATTAAGCATAATGTTTCTGGGTCGTGGGATCAGAGAACCTGGTGTGATTTCATGTTTCAGGTGTCCTGCAGAATGTACTGCTACTGTTACTttcacactgtttactgcatgTGCTTAGAGCTGTGGAGGGTTATCACAAGAAGAATTAGTACACTAACATTTAAAACACGCCCAGGACTGTGATATACTGACCAATTAAAAACCAGGAATAGATTGGACAATGTGGACAGTGGAAATGAAAATACTCCATGTTTCCCTACAAATAAAAGTTTCCTTGAGTCACTCACTGCTAGACAACAAggtaactcacctgtctgtataTATGAATGTGAATCAGAGCAGCATAAAGACACTTCTCACAACAGAAATGTATTGTGCCATTGACCAAACTACAGAGAggtcacatactgtatttgcAGGACACTGACAGCTACCTAAATACTGTATTACTTTTAGGCATATTTGCACACATAGTCAAGTTTTTGatgcatgtttatgttttatattataagtTATTGTTAATGTatgtacattgtgtttttttattatattagttGAGTTTATTGCTACTTAACAAGACACTGTAAACAGAAGCAAGTACTGGACTATAGATACACTccatctctctcactgtctttcATCCTCAGgttctttaataaaaacatttcatatgACACATGACTGTTTTAATATCACAGTGTTCACATTTACTTCTTGGATATTATACAGGCACCTTGTAGAATTTTCTTGTAAATAAAAGAGGTTTGgtttacattcacatttaaaaaaaaaaaaaaaaaaaaaatcaaagcctGCACCTGTTGGGCCTGACAAATACTATACATTGTTTTCTATTGGTTTGGTCTATTGACAATATTTTAGTATGAGCTAACTGGAATTCATCTTATAAAACTTTTTTCCAGAAAGACAGAATAAAAAGTGTCATAATTACCCTccaaaaaatgacatcattaaaCAGACATTGCCACATCTCATTACAATGTTACTGCTAATAACTGTTGGATCGGTGGAACAGTATGAAATCACGGCAGAAATGTGTATTGCATCACCTGTGTCCTCGAGCATGAAGGACCCTCTTATAAAAACAGTGATCCATACTTGGTATTGCTGGTGGTGAAAAACTTCTTAAGGTTCTAtaccttttttaaaacagcaCTTAAAGTGGATATGAAGCAGTCAATCAGAGAATTATCCTCTCAACTCTTATAcattatgtatttgtttatacACAGTTATTGGCTAGCTAGTGAACATAGTGGGTAATTCAACAGCTAAATAGCCCGATATTTTCTCTGACATGCTCATCATATCAGTATTATTATAGCTTTTTCCGCTACTTGCAAGTCACCCAAAAAGTCCAAAATCAATGCAGCTTTAAGAAGTTTGACCATTTTCAATAATACACTTGTTGGGTCAGTTAAGCCATTTCAGTGTTAACAAAAATAGCAGGagtcaataaaaaatgttatcaaGAACAAATATTACagaatatgtatgtatatatatatatatatatatgtatatatatgtatatatatatatgtatatatgtatatatatatgtatgtatatatatatacatatgtatatatacatatacatatataaaatgcCTTATTCAAAATGCAGTAGTATAAAATATGcagtaatatttaaaaagatttgATGTTTCACTCTGTTCTCTGTACCATTTCATCACAAACTGGGAGTTTAAGTAATCAAGTAGATCTCAGGATCTACAGTTGTCGTGGTAACGAGTTTGTCAGCTGCTGGTGGGACAGGGGTTGATTACTGTCTCCACCTCAGTGATCTCAGTCACAAGGTCTCTGATGATGGCCACACTGCCCAATGGTTGCTCAGGATCGCTTTCTTCCTGCAATTCTATTGGCGTAGAACTTTCAAGAACGTCTTctggtttttcttttctctgctcttcctcctcctccttttctttcttctcagcCACCGCTTTATTACTGCTCTTCTCTTCACCTACcttctcatcctcttctttCCTGTCAGTCCCTGCCTCATTACTGCTTTTCTCAtctaccttctcctcctcttctttcttttcagacACCATTTCACTACTGTTCTTCCCCTCATCTACCTTCTCTTCACTCTCGCTCTGCTCTGGGGTCTGAGTTAAAGCGGTGGCGCTCTCTGCTGGTGATTCTGAGGACCTGCAGCAATCTTCGACACGTTCTTCTGCTTGcccttcatctctttttttctccacctcttcctctttttcttctcttgtctCTGACTCCTCTTTCTGCTCTTCAGTTAGgttgtcttcctcctctgctgcctctttctgtttctcccCTTTTACCCTTTTCATCTCCCAAATGTCCTTAATTTCTCCCGTCAGGTACAcagctctgtctgtgttttgccGTACCACTGTCTGTGGGACGGGAGTTGCCTCTGAGCTGCAACCGACTGCCTGGCTTAGTGAGCCGAGGCTAATCTTCATTGGACTATCTGTGTAAGGGTCTTGTGGGAGTGATGGGATGGATGGCTGCGGGGGAGAAGCATCTTCTGATGTTTGATTTGAGGCTGTGAGGTCAGGTATTGCAGAATTTTCAGGTATATCAGATTTGTCACTTTGAGCACTTTCAACTGTGACAGCTGGGACCTCTGTGAGTTGCGGCGTGGACAGAGGGGATGCTGGGGGGTCAGGAGAAACTGGGATGGGAGTACTGCATTCTGGAACAGTCGGGGATTCAGGTGTAACAGACGCATCAGAGTCGGGTAGGGCCGAGTCGGAAGATTCGGTTGCTGGTGGTGTGTCAGCTGTGAGCTGGACTTGTTCATTGGTTACCTCAAAGCAAGAAGCCTCCTCCTGAGGTTCATCAAACTGTTGTGTTACAATAATGACAGGAGATACAAGCACTCTGCTCTGGTCAGAGATAGGAAGGTTCCTGATATCAGTGTTTAGTTCAGGGTCAACTGCAGCTGTGACTGACTGACCTGCTGCCTCTACAACAGTAGCAGATTCTGTACCTTCATCCTTTGGTTGTGGAGCAGATTCCTCATCTACAACAGGAGCAGATTCTGTACCCTCATCCTTTGGTTGTGGAGCAGATTCCTCATCTACAACAGGAGTAgattctcttccctcctcctccaaggGAGCAGATTCTTTACCTCCTTCATCTACAACAGGAGCAGATTCTTTACCTCCTTCATTTACAACAGGAGTAGATTCTTTACCTCCTTCATCTACAACAGGAGTAGATTCTTTACCTCCTTCACTTACAACAGGAGCCGATTCTTTACCTCCTTCATCTACAACAGGAGCAGATTCTTTACCTCCTTCATCTACAACAGGAGCAGATTCTTTACCTCCTTCATCTACAACAGGAGCCGATTCTTTACCTCCTTCATCTACAACAGGAGCCGATTCTTTACCTCCTTCATCTACAACAGGAGCAGACTCTttacctccctcctccaccaa is a genomic window containing:
- the LOC128368490 gene encoding kinesin-associated protein 3-like isoform X1, whose product is MQDDARYLKRKVTAGSLDVHPTEKALVVHYEVEASILGESGDHMVGERKEGQKIIRVKSLSPSTDVGALAKKVVEECKLIPHSRLPQVEQLLYYLQNRKSSPVEGKVEKKEKRSVKPRELTPFEGMELNEEASITRVDEYIELLYEGIPEKIRGAALILQLARNPDNLEELLHNEAALGALARVLREDWKQSVELATIIIYIFFCFSSFSQFHGVVSHYKIGALCMSVVEHELKRHDVWREELRKKNKAYESAPENGSLRRDQDKAMRKYQGLLAKQEQLLRVSLYLLLNLAEDTRTELKMRNKNIVGLLVKVLERDDEELLVLVVSFLKKLSIFLENKNDMAEVDTVEQLARLVPCEHEDLLNLTLRLLLNLSFDSGLRAKMVEVGLLPKLTALLGNDTKQHGDENNRQVVMRILYHISIDDRFKGMFVYTDCIPQLMQMLYHHGEEEIEAELISICINLAANKKNAQKMCEGNGLKMLMKRALKMKDCLLMKMIRNISQHDGPIKPLFIDYVGDLAAEIRAEEEEEWVLECLGTLANLTIPDLDWELVLKEYNLVPYLKDRLKPGSAEDDLILEVVIMIGTVSMDDACAAMLAKSGIIPALIELLNAQQEDDEFVCQIVYVFYQMVFHQATRDVIIKDTQAPAYLIDLMHDKNAEIRNVCDNTLDIIAEYDEEWGRKIQSEKFRFHNNQWLEMVESRQADESEPYLYDNDNDRTDLFYSADGITPGDGSVSPDFFGDLQAQNGDSHHTGDGNDLFDQTSSSPGRPATAYGFRPDEQPFYQYS
- the LOC128368490 gene encoding kinesin-associated protein 3-like isoform X2, yielding MQDDARYLKRKVTAGSLDVHPTEKALVVHYEVEASILGESGDHMVGERKEGQKIIRVKSLSPSTDVGALAKKVVEECKLIPHSRLPQVEQLLYYLQNRKSSPVEGKVEKKEKRSVKPRELTPFEGMELNEEASITRVDEYIELLYEGIPEKIRGAALILQLARNPDNLEELLHNEAALGALARVLREDWKQSVELATIIIYIFFCFSSFSQFHGVVSHYKIGALCMSVVEHELKRHDVWREELRKKNKAYESAPENGSLRRDQDKAMRKYQGLLAKQEQLLRVSLYLLLNLAEDTRTELKMRNKNIVGLLVKVLERDDEELLVLVVSFLKKLSIFLENKNDMAEVDTVEQLARLVPCEHEDLLNLTLRLLLNLSFDSGLRAKMVEVGLLPKLTALLGDENNRQVVMRILYHISIDDRFKGMFVYTDCIPQLMQMLYHHGEEEIEAELISICINLAANKKNAQKMCEGNGLKMLMKRALKMKDCLLMKMIRNISQHDGPIKPLFIDYVGDLAAEIRAEEEEEWVLECLGTLANLTIPDLDWELVLKEYNLVPYLKDRLKPGSAEDDLILEVVIMIGTVSMDDACAAMLAKSGIIPALIELLNAQQEDDEFVCQIVYVFYQMVFHQATRDVIIKDTQAPAYLIDLMHDKNAEIRNVCDNTLDIIAEYDEEWGRKIQSEKFRFHNNQWLEMVESRQADESEPYLYDNDNDRTDLFYSADGITPGDGSVSPDFFGDLQAQNGDSHHTGDGNDLFDQTSSSPGRPATAYGFRPDEQPFYQYS